From the Glandiceps talaboti chromosome 10, keGlaTala1.1, whole genome shotgun sequence genome, one window contains:
- the LOC144441185 gene encoding bublin coiled-coil protein-like: protein MVANTDGNGSGENMENHSNINIDGSQQQEADEFQVLDETLDQLDSCVSALEERSDNLNAKIREFLESARRDREEKTETQSKHKS from the exons ATGGTGGCAAATACGGACGGGAACGGGAGTGGAGAAAATATGGAAAACCATTCCAATATTAACATAGATGGAAGTCAACAGCAGGAAGCCGACG AGTTCCAAGTACTAGATGAAACACTGGACCAATTAGATTCCTGTGTGAGTGCACTGGAGGAGAGAAGTGACAACTTAAATGCTAAGATTCGAGAATTTCTAGAGTCTGCGAGACGTGACCGTGAAGAGAAGACAGAGACACAGTCAAAACATAAATCatga
- the LOC144441184 gene encoding spliceosome RNA helicase DDX39B, giving the protein MNYMMKNVPVDSFDMIISGFKMAENNIQEEELLDYDEDEQQETAQEAGGDADKKKDVKGTYVSIHSSGFRDFLLKPELLRAIVDCGFEHPSEVQHECIPQAILSMDVLCQAKSGMGKTAVFVLATLQQIEPVDGQVSVLVLCHTRELAFQIAKEYERFSKYMPSIKVGVFFGGINIKKDEQTLKNNCPHVVVGTPGRILALARQKTLNLKHVKHFILDECDKMLEQLDMRRDVQDIFRQTPHEKQVMMFSATLSKDIRPVCKKFMQDPMEVYVDDETKLTLHGLQQYYVKLKDNEKNRKLFDLLDVLEFNQVVIFVKSVQRCIALSQLLVEQNFPAIAIHRAMNQEERLARYQQFKDFQKRILVATNLFGRGMDIERVNIAFNYDMPEDSNTYLHRVARAGRFGTKGLAVTFVSDESDAKILNEVQDRFEVNIGELPDEIDIASYIEQR; this is encoded by the exons ATGAATTACATGATGAAAAATGTTCCTGTGGATTCATTTGATAT GATTATTAGTGGATTCAAAATGGCAGAAAACAACATTCAAGAGGAAGAATTATTGGATTATGATGAAGATGAACAACAGGAAACAGCACAGGAGGCAGGGGGTGATGCAGACAAGAAGAAAGATGTTAAAGGCACATATGTGTCTATTCACAGTTCAGGATTTAGGGATTTCCTTCTGAAACCAGAATTACTCCGAGCTATTGTGGACTGTGGTTTTGAACATCCATCAGAAG tTCAACACGAGTGTATTCCTCAGGCTATTCTGAGCATGGATGTACTATGCCAAGCTAAGAGTGGTATGGGAAAGACTGCTGTCTTTGTCCTTGCTACATTGCAGCAAATTGAACCAGTTGATGGACAG GTGTCTGTACTGGTTCTTTGTCACACTCGTGAATTGGCTTTCCAAATAGCTAAGGAATATGAAAGATTCTCCAAGTACATGCCTTCAATTAAAGTTGGTGTGTTCTTTGGAGGTATCAACATCAAGAAAGATGAACAGACATTGAAGAACAACTGTCCTCATGTAGTGGTTGGAACCCCGGGGCGTATATTGGCACTTGCAAGACAAAAGACCCTCAACTTGAAGCATGTCAAGCATTTCATCTTAGATGAGTGTGATAAGATGCTTGAACAGCTTG ACATGCGTCGCGATGTACAAGATATTTTCCGTCAAACACCTCATGAGAAGCAAGTGATGATGTTTAGTGCTACACTCAGCAAAGATATCCGACCAGTGTGCAAGAAGTTTATGCAAGAT CCTATGGAAGTGTATGTAGATGACGAAACGAAGTTGACGCTGCATGGTTTACAACAGTACTATGTTAAGCTCAAGGATAATGAGAAGAATCGTAAACTGTTTGATTTACTTGATGTGTTGGAGTTTAATCAG GTTGTGATATTTGTGAAGTCAGTACAAAGGTGCATAGCTTTATCCCAGTTACTAGTGGAACAGAATTTCCCAGCTATAGCCATTCATCGTGCAATGAACCAGGAGGAAAG GTTGGCTAGATATCAACAGTTCAAAGATTTTCAGAAAAGAATCCTTGTAGCCACAAACTTGTTTGGTCGTGGTATGGATATTGAGAGAGTAAACATTGCCTTTAACTATGACATGCCAGAAGATTCCAACACATACCTCCACAGA GTTGCCCGTGCCGGCAGATTTGGTACAAAGGGTCTTGCTGTAACCTTTGTGTCTGATGAAAGTGATGCCAAGATTTTGAATGAAGTACAAGACAGATTTGAGGTCAACATTGGAGAACTGCCAGATGAAATTGATATTGCCTCTTACA ttgAACAACGTTAA